The Acidobacteriota bacterium region GGGGATCGCGTGGCGTGGCCTTATAGACAACGGCGCCCAAAACGCGCGCGGCCAAAATCCCCAGCACCAGGCCGGCGCTTGCTCACGGCCGCAGCCGCGAGGCCGAAAATGCCGGTCAGCGAAAGGATCACGCCCATCAAGCCGAGCAGGCCCAGCGCCGAGGCGGCCACGCGGGCGGCGAACAAGGCGCCCGTCATGGCCTGATTCCAGGTTTCAATGAACGACGGTAGTCCCGGATCGAGACTCCGCAATTTCCCTTTGATCGCCAGCACCAGCGTCTGCGGGTTGAGCGGCGAGCGCACGATCATGACGGAACTACTGGAGGGCCACTGCAGCAGCGGCAAAAACATGGCCGGTTGCTGGGCTTCGGTAAGGCTGTTGTACTTGCCGTTTTCGACCACCCCTGCAACCTCGATGCGCGTGCCGTCGTGCAACTTGAAATAGCTACCCACGGCGGCGGTGGTCGAGCCGAAGAGCTGCCGGGCGAATTGCTGGTTCACAAGCGCGACTTTTGCGGCAGTGGCGTCATCGCTCCAGTCCAGCCTGCGGCCGGCCAACAACGCCGTGCCCGCAGCGGGGTACGACAGACGCAGCGAGGTGTCGTGCAGGCGGGGTTGTAGGGCGTAGAGAGTCTGCGCCTGCGGGACATTCAGCGGGCGCAGAATGACGGCGTTCAGTGCGCCAAATACGACCGCGTTGGCGGCAATCGCCACCGCCAGCGTGATGATGGCGGTGAGGGTGAAGCTGGGGGTCTTGCGCAGGCAGCGAGTGGCGTAGCGCACGTCGCGCCAGAAGGCGTCGAGGCCAACCCAGTGCGTTGCTTCCCAGAATCGCTCCTGGGCGCTGGCAGTGTTGCCGAACGCCCGGTGCGCTGCCGAGCGCGCTTGCTCGCCGCCGAGCCCCTGCTCGGCCAGGGCATCCGCCTCAAGTTGCAGGTGGGCTTCAATTTCCGCTTCAAAATCTCTGCTGCTGCGCTTGCGCCGAAACCAGCTTGGGAACATGGCTACACCTCTTTTGCCTCCAGTACGCGGCCCATCGCCGCCGCAAACCGTTTCCATTTCTCCGTCGCGCGCGTCAGTTGTGCCCGTCCGCTGCGTGTGAGTTCGTAGAAACGCGCTCGCCGGTTGTTACTCGACGTTCCCCATTCGGCCGCGATCCAGCCGTGCTCTTCCAGCCGCTGCAAGGCCGGATAAAGCGCGCCGTGTTCCACCAGCAGTTCCTTGCCCGAGGAGTCCTGAATGGCGTGCGCGATCGCTTGCCCGTGGTGCGGGCCAAAAATCAACGTCCGCAGGATGAGCAAATCGAGCGAGCCCTGCATCAGTTCCAGGCGTTCCTTTTCCGTTCTGGTCAGCATTTGACCCAAGCGTCCCCGGCTTGGGTAAGATGTCAACTGGAACGTCAGTTGTCGGTTCTCAGTTTTCAGTTCGTACGTGCTTGCCCGCGGGTGCCGGGTGCGAACTGAAAACTGATGACTGAGAACTGTAAACTTGCTGTATGCATGTTCTTTCCGCGGCGCAGATGCGCGAGGTCGATCACCTCACCATCACGGCGCACGGCATTGCCGGTCCGGAGCTGATGCTGCATGCCGCACAGGCGGTAGAAAAGCGGCTGGAACGGGATTTTCCGCGTGCGCTGGAGGGCCGCATCGGGATCGTCTGCGGCGGCGGGAATAACGGCGGCGACGGCCTGGTGCTGGCGCGTCTGCTCGCCGAGCGCCACGTCGATGTGTTGTGCCTGTTGTGCGCGCCGGCAGACCGGCTGCGCGGAGATGCTGCGGCGGCGCTGCGGCTCTTACCCGTCAAGCCGGTCGAGCTGACTTCCGCCGCTG contains the following coding sequences:
- a CDS encoding PadR family transcriptional regulator, yielding MLTRTEKERLELMQGSLDLLILRTLIFGPHHGQAIAHAIQDSSGKELLVEHGALYPALQRLEEHGWIAAEWGTSSNNRRARFYELTRSGRAQLTRATEKWKRFAAAMGRVLEAKEV